A single genomic interval of Deinococcus yavapaiensis KR-236 harbors:
- a CDS encoding 3-hydroxybutyrate dehydrogenase produces MTSTTRSALVTGGASGIGLAVARRLREDGLRVAILDLPGERAEGVAREEGFAFVGADLSVRADCRRAVEETVSSLGSLDVLVNNAGFQHIDPIADFPEDTWERMIAVMLTAPFLLSKYAWPHLTRTRHGRIVNVASIHGHVASPFKSAYISAKHGVIGLTRTAALEGGPLGLTVNAVCPGYVRTPLVEGQLADQARTRGISEEEVLEKVMLEPAAIKRLLDPGDVAGLVSYVVSEGAWGMTGAVLDIDLGWTAR; encoded by the coding sequence ATGACCAGCACCACACGAAGCGCCCTCGTGACGGGCGGCGCGTCCGGCATCGGCCTGGCCGTCGCGCGTCGTTTGCGCGAAGACGGCCTGCGCGTCGCGATTCTCGACTTGCCCGGTGAGCGCGCCGAGGGCGTCGCCCGTGAGGAAGGCTTCGCGTTCGTCGGAGCGGACCTCAGCGTGCGCGCCGATTGCCGCCGCGCCGTCGAGGAGACCGTGTCAAGCCTCGGTTCGCTCGACGTCCTCGTGAACAACGCGGGCTTTCAGCACATCGATCCGATCGCCGATTTTCCCGAGGACACGTGGGAGCGCATGATCGCCGTGATGCTCACCGCGCCCTTTTTGCTGTCGAAGTACGCTTGGCCGCACCTCACGCGTACGCGCCACGGACGTATCGTGAACGTCGCGTCCATTCACGGGCACGTCGCGAGCCCGTTCAAGAGCGCGTACATCAGCGCGAAGCACGGCGTGATCGGCTTGACGCGCACCGCCGCCCTCGAAGGTGGCCCACTGGGGCTTACCGTGAACGCCGTGTGTCCCGGCTACGTTCGCACGCCCCTCGTGGAAGGCCAACTCGCCGATCAAGCCAGAACGCGCGGCATCTCCGAGGAGGAGGTGCTGGAGAAGGTGATGCTGGAGCCCGCCGCCATCAAGCGTCTGCTCGATCCCGGAGACGTCGCGGGGCTCGTGAGCTACGTCGTGTCGGAAGGCGCGTGGGGAATGACGGGCGCCGTGCTCGACATCGACCTGGGCTGGACGGCCCGCTGA